A segment of the Streptomyces diastaticus subsp. diastaticus genome:
GTGACCGGTTGACGTACGCCGGGAGGCGGGGCCCGGCGGGCGCCGGGAAACTGATTCCGCGTCCCGCAGACCGCTGCGGAGGGTGCCGCGTCCCTGGTGAACCGGTGTTCCGGCGCTCCGCGAGGGCACCCACGCGGCGGCCGGCTCCGCCACCCGGGCGAGCTGCCCCGCATCGGCAGCCAGGCACGATCGTTGAAGCGCTGCCCCCATTGTTTCTTTTTCGCCGAAAGACCACGCATGTCTCACTCCACCGCCACCGGTCTCCCCAGCGCCCCGCCCGCGGAGTCCCGCCGGACCTCGCTCGGTGTCTTCCTCCCCTCCGGCCTGCCCGGCGTCCATCGGTACGTCGAGGCGCTGGCCCCCGCGCTGCCCCCCGGGCAGGACGGTTTCTTCGAGATCGGCGTCCCGCACGCGGAAGCGGTCTACGACGGCCCGCTCATCCGGGCCGTCTACCGCCAGGCCCTGCGGGACGGCGCCACGATGGCGGACCTCCTGCGGACCGTGGAGCACGCGGCCAGGCACGCGCCCGTGGTGGTGATGAGCTACTGGGAGCCGGTGCGGCGGTACGGCCCGGAACGGACGGCGCTGGCACTCGCGGAGGCGGGCGCGGACGGCGCCATGATCGTCGACCTGCCCGCGGCGGCGGCGCCCGCCTGGCACGAGAGCGCCGCGCGGGCGGGCATCACGGCACCGCGCTTCGCCGCTCCGGACCTGCCCGACGCCGACCTGTGCCACCTCGCCCGGCTCGCCTCCGGGTGGCTCTACGCCCCCGCCAGCACCGCCCCCACCGGCTACCGGGGCCCGCTCGACCTGTGCGGCCTGGGGGCGGCCGTGCGGCGGCTGCGCACGGTGACGCCGCTGCCGGTGATGGCGGGCGTCGGCATCTCCACCCCCGCCCTCGCGGCGGCGGTCTCCCCCGTGGTCGACGGCATCGTCGTCGGCAGCCCCGTGCTGCGCGCCCTGGCCGCCGATCCCGACGAGGCTCCCGCCCTGGTCGAGCGATTCGCCCGGGCGGTCTGCGCCGAGGAGCAGCCGGTGCTGCCGGTGTGACGTGAGCCCGTACGCGATGGCGTACGGGGTCCCGTCGGCGGTGTCCGGGAGAAGGGCCGCGAGCCCCCGGGTCTCGCGGCCTCCTCGCCCGGTGCGGCGGGCGGGGCGTCAGGCGGGGGCGGCGAGGTGGAGTTCGGTGCCGCTGCCCCGGACGCCTTCGGCGGCGGCCTCGGTCAGGGCCGGGCCGGTGATGATGGCGTCGAAGTCGGAGAGGGAGGCGACGCGGTACTTGCCGAACTTGGAGGAGCCGGCCACCAGGACGGCGCTGCGGGAGCACTCCAGGGCGGCCCGCTTCACCTCGACCTCGGCGTCGGCCGGCGACGCCCGCGCCACCCCCGCCTCCGGGCCGGGCGCCCGGGCCGTCGTCCACCCGCGCTCCCGGCACGCCACGGCCGTCTCCTGCCTGCCGCCGTGGTCGCGGCGGAGCGCCGTCCCGCCACTCACCCCGTACTTCGTGATGCGGGTCGGCCAGACGCCCCTGCTGCCGCACGCCGCGCCCGGTGACGCCGGGCAGGCGAGGGAACGGGAACGGCAGGACCACGGCCCGGTCGTCTCCGGCGGCTCGGTCCGCGCGGCGGTCGACGCCGCCGTCGGACTGGAGGAGGTCTGCGCCCCGGTGCTCGCCCTCGGCGACCGACCGGCCCGCCTGCCGACCGAGGAGGAGGCCGGGGAGCCGGCCGGGCGGTACGGGTCCTGCTGGGGGGGGGAGTGAGTACGCCTCGCCGGGCGGCCCGGACGCCTGGGAACGGCGTACGGGGAGGGCAGGGCCGCCCTCGGTCCTCTCCCGGGCGCCACGGGCGGTCACGGCGTGGTGGCGGCAGGCTGCGGGGAACTCGGGGCCTGCCCGGGTGACGCTGCCCTCGACCGGCGTCGGTTCCGTCACGGCGTGAGGGCCACCGGTCCGTCCTCAGGCGCCCGCCCGGCCGCCGGCGGTGGGGCGGCCCAGATGGCGCCAGACCGCCTTGGCGGCGTTGTGCCCGGACATGCCGTGGACGCCGGGGCCCGGCGGGGTGGCCGAGGAGCAGAGGAAGACGGCGGGGTGCGGGGTGGTGTGCGGGGAGAGGGTCAGCCTCGGGCGCAGGAGGAGCTGGAGGCCGGAGGCGGCGCCGCAGGCGATGTCCCCGCCGACGTAGTTGGCGTTGCGGGCGGCCAGTTCCGGCGGCCCGGCGGCGGCGCGGGCGAGGACCCGGTCGCGGAAGCCGGGGGCGTACTCCTC
Coding sequences within it:
- the trpA gene encoding tryptophan synthase subunit alpha, producing MSHSTATGLPSAPPAESRRTSLGVFLPSGLPGVHRYVEALAPALPPGQDGFFEIGVPHAEAVYDGPLIRAVYRQALRDGATMADLLRTVEHAARHAPVVVMSYWEPVRRYGPERTALALAEAGADGAMIVDLPAAAAPAWHESAARAGITAPRFAAPDLPDADLCHLARLASGWLYAPASTAPTGYRGPLDLCGLGAAVRRLRTVTPLPVMAGVGISTPALAAAVSPVVDGIVVGSPVLRALAADPDEAPALVERFARAVCAEEQPVLPV